A genome region from Gardnerella vaginalis includes the following:
- a CDS encoding adenine phosphoribosyltransferase, whose translation MTTTDITVKSLKNVSDEDVKYLASLIRTIPGFPNPKIVFRDFLPVFADNRGMRILIDSLVDSLPVSKDSFDLVAGLEARGFLFGPALAARLNKGFVAVRKAGKLPPEVISESYSLEYGEAKIEIEKDLIKPGQRVLIVDDLIATGGTAKAAARLVERSQGTVAGFCFVMELTGISGMNELQSYKCSSLMTMPA comes from the coding sequence ATGACAACAACTGATATTACAGTAAAATCTTTGAAGAATGTTAGTGATGAGGATGTTAAATATTTAGCATCTCTTATTAGAACAATTCCAGGGTTTCCAAATCCAAAGATTGTTTTCCGCGATTTTCTTCCTGTTTTTGCTGATAATCGTGGTATGCGAATTCTTATTGATTCATTAGTAGATTCGTTGCCAGTTTCTAAAGATTCATTTGATTTAGTTGCCGGACTTGAGGCTCGTGGATTTTTGTTTGGTCCAGCTTTGGCTGCTCGACTCAATAAAGGTTTTGTCGCCGTAAGAAAAGCAGGTAAATTGCCTCCCGAAGTCATAAGCGAATCATATTCTCTCGAATATGGGGAAGCTAAGATAGAGATTGAGAAAGATCTTATAAAGCCTGGTCAGCGTGTTCTTATTGTTGACGATTTAATTGCTACAGGAGGAACTGCAAAAGCTGCTGCGCGACTTGTTGAAAGGTCGCAGGGCACTGTTGCTGGATTCTGCTTTGTAATGGAGTTAACAGGAATTAGCGGGATGAATGAGTTGCAATCTTATAAATGCTCTAGTTTAATGACGATGCCTGCATAA
- a CDS encoding CDP-alcohol phosphatidyltransferase family protein, translating into MLESLRGGFKRVIAPIAKLLVKFGCTANGITVFGALAVVATSIFVSMTGWLLFGTILLTIFVLADALDGSVAALTNQNGGTKFGAFLDSTLDRIADWSLFLCVCICLYRAKNINICLYLPEYVNGFIKYCGLLCSLIAIMAAFVTSYARARGESVGVEAKKGLITRADRVAIILISMGLSGLTGWLLWLSLAMFILCIGGIITVIQRIFEVKNLLKNTSV; encoded by the coding sequence ATGTTGGAATCTTTAAGAGGTGGATTCAAGCGTGTTATTGCGCCTATTGCTAAGCTGCTTGTAAAATTTGGCTGTACAGCAAATGGCATTACTGTTTTCGGTGCTTTGGCTGTTGTAGCAACCTCAATTTTTGTTTCTATGACTGGCTGGCTTTTATTCGGTACAATTTTGCTTACGATTTTTGTCCTTGCAGATGCTTTGGATGGTTCAGTCGCTGCTTTAACTAATCAGAATGGTGGAACGAAATTTGGTGCGTTTTTGGATTCTACTTTAGATAGAATCGCTGATTGGTCTCTATTTTTGTGTGTTTGTATTTGCTTATATCGTGCTAAAAATATCAACATATGTTTATATTTGCCAGAATATGTTAATGGTTTTATAAAATATTGCGGATTGCTTTGTTCGCTAATAGCAATTATGGCTGCTTTTGTAACGTCATATGCTAGAGCAAGAGGTGAGTCTGTTGGGGTGGAAGCTAAAAAAGGTTTGATTACTAGAGCAGACAGAGTGGCTATTATATTGATTTCAATGGGATTAAGTGGATTAACTGGCTGGCTTTTATGGCTTAGTTTAGCCATGTTTATCCTTTGTATTGGTGGTATCATAACCGTTATACAGAGGATTTTTGAAGTTAAAAATTTGCTTAAAAATACTAGCGTATGA
- a CDS encoding cell division protein PerM — protein sequence MKKLKSSLISILKGISIPAIATLIFAIVVGLFMSLTLLVISIEEGTGNLSDSSMSMTWAALLFAQGVGLGFDDFILTVIPLGLTLLIITMLAILMRKLKGGSLVNCIGLFVWVFINGVISQNTNIELLDSLPVILLKSFCVYAFAQLIAVFPYSSLFVLIKNNVTKNVPEHILKRIRICLYSTVIVLSIYAIIALSTIIFWSIVGASNVEIVFSKLGMQLGSRILTTIACLVWLPNVALWALSWISGSGFAIGSVANFTIYAVNRKSLPPVPFFAIFPDSIGDSLYRLLVNGIVFALCGVFALFVILYSKSCNLRLHFDKDKLDWKSTVIAFVESAVVLVSTCILVILVMSILFLFANGDLGKYRLSNVGINVSRSVRALGHLTVFGFGFAWILVIFVCAIIISIRALSSKIFEKYDSIKPSNFNIFSKKLSENISEKSKENQNIKSQSKPVKQSCETSVITPKENNMSEKSADDMSSKKEKTRSSCSISQNETDNISQPRSVKSTKKQPLLEDKTDTRKPRTVSSKVNKK from the coding sequence ATGAAAAAACTGAAGTCTTCTCTTATTAGCATTTTGAAGGGGATATCTATACCCGCTATTGCGACTTTGATTTTTGCAATAGTTGTTGGATTATTCATGTCACTAACCCTTCTTGTTATTTCTATAGAAGAAGGAACTGGTAATCTTTCCGATTCATCAATGTCGATGACGTGGGCTGCTCTTCTTTTTGCGCAAGGAGTTGGTCTAGGCTTTGATGATTTTATTCTTACAGTTATTCCACTTGGTTTGACTTTGCTTATAATTACAATGCTTGCGATTCTGATGAGAAAACTAAAAGGTGGATCGCTAGTAAATTGTATTGGTTTGTTTGTTTGGGTTTTCATCAATGGAGTTATATCTCAAAATACTAATATTGAGTTATTGGATTCGTTACCAGTCATATTGTTAAAAAGCTTTTGTGTATATGCTTTTGCACAGTTAATAGCTGTTTTCCCATACAGCTCATTGTTTGTATTAATTAAAAATAATGTAACAAAAAATGTTCCTGAACATATATTAAAACGCATAAGAATTTGCCTTTATTCAACCGTAATCGTGTTGTCAATTTATGCAATTATTGCATTATCAACGATTATCTTTTGGTCCATTGTTGGAGCAAGTAATGTTGAGATAGTTTTTTCAAAGTTAGGAATGCAATTAGGTTCAAGAATTTTAACCACAATTGCATGTCTGGTATGGCTTCCAAACGTTGCATTATGGGCATTATCATGGATTTCAGGTTCAGGATTTGCGATAGGATCAGTTGCTAATTTCACAATTTATGCAGTTAATCGTAAGTCTTTGCCTCCTGTTCCATTCTTTGCCATATTCCCAGACTCTATAGGTGATTCACTTTATAGGCTTCTTGTTAATGGTATTGTTTTTGCCTTATGTGGCGTATTTGCGTTATTTGTGATCTTATATTCTAAGTCTTGTAATCTTCGTTTGCATTTCGATAAAGATAAACTTGATTGGAAGTCTACCGTTATTGCTTTTGTGGAATCAGCTGTAGTTTTGGTATCAACTTGCATATTAGTAATACTCGTTATGAGTATACTATTCTTGTTCGCAAACGGTGATTTAGGTAAATATCGTTTATCCAATGTTGGTATAAATGTAAGTAGAAGTGTTCGTGCTTTAGGTCATTTAACAGTATTTGGCTTTGGGTTTGCCTGGATTCTCGTTATATTTGTGTGCGCAATAATAATTTCTATTCGTGCGTTAAGTTCTAAAATTTTTGAGAAATATGATTCCATTAAGCCGTCGAATTTTAATATATTTTCCAAAAAGTTATCTGAAAATATTAGTGAAAAGTCAAAAGAAAATCAGAACATAAAATCGCAATCAAAACCAGTTAAACAGTCATGTGAAACGTCAGTAATAACTCCTAAAGAAAACAATATGTCTGAAAAGTCTGCTGATGATATGTCTTCAAAAAAAGAAAAAACGCGTTCATCTTGTTCAATTAGTCAAAATGAAACAGATAATATAAGTCAGCCGCGAAGTGTTAAATCCACTAAAAAACAACCTTTGCTTGAGGACAAAACTGATACTAGAAAACCTAGAACAGTTAGTTCGAAAGTCAATAAAAAATAA
- the ruvA gene encoding Holliday junction branch migration protein RuvA, whose product MIGMLSGVIESVDSRCALICVSGVGYEVYMPSSDLASLHEGQDVKVYTSLQVSQDAVTLYGFTSMPAKRIFLQIQQKVSGVGPKVALSLLSTLNVNRLLQAIADGDITALSSAPGLGKKGAQKIVLELKGSIDVSQLNEDDTSKDSKSYKKEFDESGISKVVEGLMSLGWKQSDAQRAVENVCNSEKIALPISDSDMSNVLRMALAALDRGR is encoded by the coding sequence ATGATTGGTATGCTTAGCGGCGTTATTGAATCAGTTGATTCTCGATGTGCGCTTATCTGTGTTAGTGGTGTTGGCTATGAAGTTTATATGCCATCGTCTGATTTGGCTTCGCTGCATGAAGGTCAAGATGTTAAGGTTTATACGTCTTTACAAGTAAGTCAAGATGCTGTTACTTTGTATGGTTTTACGAGTATGCCTGCAAAGCGTATTTTTCTTCAAATTCAGCAGAAAGTTAGTGGTGTTGGTCCTAAAGTTGCTCTTTCTTTACTTTCCACTTTAAATGTGAATCGTTTATTGCAGGCTATTGCAGATGGCGATATCACCGCATTGTCTTCTGCTCCAGGATTAGGTAAAAAGGGTGCTCAAAAAATTGTTCTTGAACTTAAAGGTTCTATTGACGTATCTCAATTAAATGAAGATGATACTTCTAAAGATTCAAAATCTTATAAAAAGGAATTTGATGAATCTGGCATCAGCAAGGTTGTAGAAGGACTTATGTCTTTAGGTTGGAAGCAGTCAGATGCTCAAAGAGCGGTTGAAAACGTGTGTAATAGTGAAAAAATTGCTCTGCCAATCAGTGATTCAGATATGTCTAATGTTTTGCGCATGGCATTGGCAGCGTTAGATAGAGGCAGGTGA
- the nadD gene encoding nicotinate-nucleotide adenylyltransferase: MQNNLNNSKVDSQNSIKSEVKDFSEERRMSDLFQGSFNGTEAAPPVVAGVAKHRQSARGNVHQRQRIGIMGGTFDPIHNGHLVAASEVAWVYDLDEVIFVPTGKPVFKLDKKVTNAEDRYLMTVIATASNPKFTVSRVDIDRPGVTYTIDTLRDIRSQHPDAELFFITGADAIAEIMQWKDARELWNLARFVAVTRPGYSSPEKFTQIEAHVYSADSCDDMINCHSHRFPVDILEIPALAISSTDVRKRAEHGEPVWYLVPDGVVQYIVKHGLYRRDL; the protein is encoded by the coding sequence ATGCAAAATAATCTAAACAACTCTAAAGTTGATTCCCAAAATAGTATTAAGTCAGAAGTAAAAGATTTTTCTGAAGAGCGCAGAATGTCTGACTTGTTCCAAGGGTCTTTTAATGGCACTGAGGCTGCGCCGCCTGTTGTGGCAGGTGTTGCTAAACACCGTCAATCTGCTAGAGGTAATGTTCATCAGCGCCAACGAATAGGGATCATGGGCGGCACTTTTGACCCTATTCACAACGGCCACTTGGTAGCAGCTTCTGAAGTTGCATGGGTTTATGATCTAGACGAAGTTATTTTTGTTCCTACAGGAAAGCCTGTTTTTAAACTTGATAAGAAGGTTACTAACGCAGAAGATCGATATTTGATGACTGTGATTGCAACTGCTTCTAATCCTAAGTTCACAGTTTCCAGAGTGGATATTGATAGACCAGGTGTTACTTATACGATTGATACGCTTCGCGATATTCGATCTCAGCATCCAGATGCTGAACTTTTCTTTATTACAGGCGCGGATGCCATTGCGGAGATTATGCAATGGAAAGATGCTAGAGAACTGTGGAATTTGGCTAGATTTGTGGCTGTTACTCGTCCTGGGTATTCTAGTCCAGAAAAGTTTACTCAAATTGAGGCTCATGTGTATTCAGCGGATTCTTGTGACGATATGATTAATTGTCACAGTCATCGTTTCCCAGTTGACATTTTGGAAATCCCAGCACTAGCAATTTCTTCTACTGATGTTCGTAAGCGAGCTGAGCACGGGGAACCTGTATGGTATTTGGTTCCAGACGGAGTTGTTCAATACATTGTTAAGCATGGTTTATACAGACGCGATTTGTGA
- the ruvC gene encoding crossover junction endodeoxyribonuclease RuvC — protein MMILGVDPGLTRCGVGVIEAGVSRRLSFIHVDVLRSDPKTSQDLRLLEIYNGLVEKIERFSPDTISIERVFAQENRNTVLGTAQVAGVAMLAAAQRGIPVALHTPTEVKLAVAGNGKADKTQVERMVARLLNLNVLPTPADAADALAQAICHALRPAGALQGGEREQHLTEAQRKWADSLRSASRHSSVGRDM, from the coding sequence ATGATGATTTTGGGCGTTGATCCCGGGCTTACTCGCTGCGGGGTCGGCGTGATTGAAGCCGGCGTTTCTCGTCGGCTTTCTTTTATTCACGTCGATGTATTAAGAAGTGATCCTAAGACTTCTCAAGATTTAAGATTGCTCGAAATTTACAATGGACTGGTGGAGAAAATCGAAAGGTTTTCGCCAGATACTATTTCGATTGAGCGTGTTTTTGCTCAAGAAAATCGAAACACTGTTCTTGGGACTGCTCAAGTTGCAGGTGTTGCAATGTTGGCTGCTGCTCAGAGAGGTATTCCTGTAGCTTTGCATACTCCTACAGAGGTTAAACTCGCTGTTGCTGGAAATGGAAAGGCGGATAAAACTCAGGTAGAGCGCATGGTTGCGCGTCTTTTAAATCTTAATGTTTTACCGACTCCTGCAGATGCAGCTGATGCCTTGGCTCAAGCGATTTGTCACGCGCTTCGCCCAGCAGGGGCTTTGCAAGGAGGAGAGCGAGAGCAGCATTTAACTGAGGCTCAACGAAAGTGGGCTGATTCTTTGCGTTCTGCTAGCAGACATTCTTCTGTCGGACGTGACATGTAG
- a CDS encoding ribose-phosphate diphosphokinase: MVSIVLEGKPDKNLVLVTGRAHPKLARDVANQLGIEVLETTAYDFANGEMYVRYTQSVRGTDVFVLQSHSDPVNKSIMEQLIMIDALKRASARSITAVCPLLGYSRQDKKHRGREPISCRLMFDLLKTAGADRIMSVDLHAAQSQGFFDGPVDHLIAMPVLVDYVRDRFSEDLGNVTVVSPDAGRIRVAEQWAQRLGGGPLAFVHKTRDITRPNQAVANRVVGDVAGRDCVMVDDLIDTAGTIAGACNVLKDAGAKSVTVVATHGVLSGPAVERLKNCGAREVVLTDTVPIPEEKRWDGLTVLSIAPLLASAIKAVFEDGSVAKLFDTYPEHHGKGFLFA, encoded by the coding sequence ATGGTGAGCATCGTCCTTGAAGGAAAGCCAGATAAAAACCTTGTTCTCGTAACTGGTCGCGCGCATCCGAAGCTTGCTCGAGATGTTGCAAATCAGCTTGGTATAGAAGTATTGGAAACAACAGCATATGATTTTGCCAATGGCGAGATGTATGTTCGTTACACTCAGTCTGTGCGAGGAACAGACGTGTTTGTGTTGCAAAGTCATAGTGATCCTGTTAACAAGTCCATTATGGAACAGTTAATTATGATCGACGCATTAAAGCGCGCGTCTGCTCGTTCTATTACCGCTGTGTGCCCGTTGCTTGGATATTCTAGACAAGACAAAAAGCATCGCGGTCGTGAGCCTATTTCTTGCCGCTTGATGTTTGATTTGCTTAAAACAGCAGGCGCAGATCGAATCATGAGCGTTGACTTGCATGCGGCACAATCGCAGGGATTCTTTGATGGTCCTGTAGACCATTTGATTGCTATGCCAGTGCTGGTTGATTACGTTCGAGATCGTTTCAGCGAAGATTTAGGAAACGTTACCGTTGTTTCGCCAGACGCAGGTCGAATCCGAGTTGCAGAACAGTGGGCGCAACGTTTAGGCGGAGGCCCATTGGCTTTTGTTCATAAGACTAGAGATATTACTCGTCCAAATCAGGCTGTAGCAAATCGTGTTGTTGGTGATGTTGCTGGGCGTGATTGTGTTATGGTTGATGATTTAATTGACACTGCTGGAACAATCGCAGGCGCTTGTAATGTTCTTAAGGACGCTGGTGCAAAGTCTGTTACGGTTGTTGCAACTCACGGCGTGCTTTCTGGTCCTGCAGTTGAGCGTTTAAAGAATTGCGGCGCTAGAGAAGTTGTGTTAACGGATACTGTTCCAATTCCAGAAGAAAAGCGTTGGGATGGGTTAACTGTTCTTTCAATTGCCCCACTTTTGGCAAGTGCTATTAAAGCTGTGTTTGAAGATGGGTCTGTTGCAAAGCTGTTTGACACTTATCCAGAGCATCATGGCAAGGGGTTCTTGTTTGCATAA
- a CDS encoding glutamate-5-semialdehyde dehydrogenase — MINLDTKLDETHSNAQSNMSKDYGDSIDSIVFSRADASRIAQREFAKANTNFKNNLLNAIADSIENNLEFIEEANKQDLEKAQKNGMDAGKLDRLKFDEERIFQSAKSIRKIAQLQDPVGEVVRGYTLENGLRLSQVRVPIGVMGIIYEARPNVTVDVASLCIKSSNAVILRGGSAAERTNHATISVIKQVLKDFGVSGNLIESVDDLGRSGATSMMHAHGHIDVLVPRGSANLIAAVVKESTVPVIETGAGNVHIYVDKTADFEKAIPIIVNAKTQRVGVCNAAEKLLVNQDIAKDFLPRIARELAKHNVLIHADEKSYNILFDSNINGLQLEHANDDDWNREYLSLQIGVKIVKDVEDAADHITKYSTGHTETIIAEDYLTINNFVSSVDSAVVMVNASTRFTDGGEFGFGAELGISTQKLHARGPMGLREMTTTKWIGYGDGQIRA; from the coding sequence ATGATTAATCTTGATACAAAGTTAGATGAAACGCATAGTAATGCACAAAGCAATATGTCTAAAGATTATGGGGACTCTATAGATTCTATTGTTTTTTCTAGAGCGGATGCTTCGCGAATAGCACAGCGTGAATTTGCTAAAGCTAATACCAATTTTAAAAATAATCTTCTAAATGCTATTGCTGATTCTATTGAAAATAATTTAGAATTTATTGAAGAAGCAAATAAGCAAGACTTAGAAAAAGCTCAAAAAAATGGTATGGATGCTGGAAAACTAGACAGACTTAAATTTGATGAAGAAAGAATATTTCAATCTGCAAAAAGTATTAGAAAAATAGCGCAATTACAAGATCCTGTTGGAGAAGTTGTTCGTGGATACACGCTAGAAAATGGTCTTAGGCTTTCTCAAGTAAGAGTGCCAATAGGCGTAATGGGAATTATTTACGAAGCTAGACCAAATGTGACTGTTGACGTTGCATCTTTGTGCATAAAATCTTCAAATGCTGTAATTTTAAGAGGCGGTAGTGCAGCTGAGCGTACGAACCATGCGACAATTTCTGTAATCAAGCAAGTCTTAAAAGATTTTGGTGTAAGTGGAAATCTTATAGAATCTGTTGATGATCTTGGAAGAAGTGGAGCAACGTCAATGATGCATGCTCATGGTCATATTGATGTTCTTGTTCCTAGGGGAAGTGCAAATCTAATCGCTGCAGTTGTTAAAGAATCAACAGTTCCAGTTATAGAAACTGGAGCTGGAAATGTTCACATTTACGTGGATAAAACAGCAGATTTTGAAAAAGCGATACCAATTATTGTAAATGCAAAAACTCAAAGAGTTGGAGTTTGTAATGCTGCAGAAAAATTGCTTGTAAATCAAGATATTGCTAAAGATTTTCTGCCAAGAATTGCAAGAGAGTTAGCTAAACATAATGTTTTGATTCATGCTGATGAAAAATCCTACAATATTCTATTTGATTCAAATATCAATGGTTTGCAGTTAGAACATGCAAATGATGATGATTGGAATCGTGAATATTTGTCTTTGCAAATAGGAGTAAAGATTGTAAAAGATGTTGAGGATGCTGCGGATCATATTACAAAGTATTCAACGGGGCATACTGAGACGATTATTGCTGAAGATTATTTAACAATCAATAATTTTGTGTCATCTGTAGACTCAGCTGTTGTTATGGTAAATGCTTCAACAAGATTTACGGACGGCGGCGAATTTGGTTTCGGAGCTGAGCTTGGCATTTCCACTCAAAAATTACATGCCAGGGGCCCGATGGGTTTGAGAGAAATGACAACCACAAAGTGGATTGGTTATGGAGATGGTCAAATAAGAGCTTGA
- the yajC gene encoding preprotein translocase subunit YajC, which produces MPQFVSQYGMLIVLVIAMVGIMWFQSRNMKKRQNELKSFHDSLKPGVEVITIGGIIGKVVVVDSDHEEIVLDSEGSLLRVSFRAVNRVYVRVDFNSYDKDDEADNSEDVDASDKDESQESSETEQIQESSETGEVKEN; this is translated from the coding sequence GTGCCCCAATTTGTTAGCCAGTATGGCATGCTTATTGTACTCGTAATTGCCATGGTTGGTATCATGTGGTTCCAATCTCGTAATATGAAGAAGCGCCAAAATGAGTTGAAGTCCTTCCATGATTCTTTGAAACCAGGCGTTGAAGTTATAACAATTGGTGGAATCATCGGTAAGGTCGTCGTAGTTGATTCTGATCACGAAGAGATTGTTCTAGATTCAGAAGGTAGTTTACTTCGAGTGTCTTTCAGAGCTGTGAATAGAGTTTATGTTCGTGTAGATTTCAACAGCTATGACAAAGACGATGAAGCTGATAACTCGGAAGATGTTGATGCATCTGATAAAGATGAATCTCAAGAATCGAGCGAAACTGAGCAGATTCAAGAATCCAGCGAGACTGGTGAAGTCAAAGAAAACTGA
- a CDS encoding YebC/PmpR family DNA-binding transcriptional regulator, which translates to MSGHSKWATTKHKKAAIDAKRGKLFAKLIKNIEIAARLGGGDPDGNPTLYDAIVKAKKASMPADNIKRAVKRGSGEEAGGANYEEIVYEGYAPAGVGLIIECLTDNRNRAAADVRSTLTKGNGSLATSGSVSFNFERKGLIEVPSEGVDYSKLFDIAAEAGAEDVADDGDVYSVYTDSSDLVTVRKALQDAGFDYDSAEIVMHPNNEVELSFEDAQKVSRLIDNLDDLDDVQNIYSNWTASDEVMAQLEEAE; encoded by the coding sequence ATGTCAGGTCATTCCAAGTGGGCGACCACAAAGCATAAGAAAGCCGCTATTGACGCTAAGCGCGGCAAGCTTTTCGCCAAGCTTATTAAGAATATTGAAATCGCTGCTCGTCTTGGTGGTGGAGACCCTGATGGTAACCCAACTTTGTACGATGCAATCGTTAAGGCTAAAAAAGCTTCTATGCCAGCAGATAATATTAAGCGCGCTGTTAAGCGTGGTTCTGGTGAAGAAGCAGGCGGCGCAAACTACGAAGAGATTGTTTACGAAGGCTATGCTCCAGCAGGTGTTGGATTGATTATTGAGTGCCTTACTGATAATCGCAACCGCGCTGCAGCAGACGTTCGCTCCACTCTTACAAAGGGCAATGGTTCTTTGGCTACAAGCGGTTCTGTTAGCTTCAACTTTGAGCGCAAGGGCTTGATTGAAGTTCCTAGCGAAGGCGTTGACTATAGCAAGCTTTTTGATATTGCTGCAGAAGCTGGCGCTGAAGATGTTGCTGACGACGGTGATGTGTATTCCGTATACACTGATTCTAGCGATTTGGTAACTGTTCGTAAGGCTTTGCAAGATGCTGGTTTCGACTATGATTCCGCAGAAATCGTTATGCATCCAAACAATGAGGTTGAATTGAGCTTTGAAGATGCTCAGAAGGTGTCTCGTTTGATTGACAATCTCGACGATTTGGACGATGTTCAGAATATTTATAGCAACTGGACTGCTTCGGATGAGGTTATGGCTCAGCTTGAGGAAGCAGAATAG
- the ruvB gene encoding Holliday junction branch migration DNA helicase RuvB — MSLDEGIDVQALNTGVSEDSLRIVSSSPIGNEQISDEELRPHALDGFIGQPLLKAQLQLFLDAARLRDVPPDHMLLAGPPGLGKTTLAMIVANELGVSIRVTSGPAIQHAGDLASILSSLDTGEVLFIDEIHRLPRAAEELLYIAMEDFRVDVMVGKGPGASSIPLTLPHFTVVGATTREGMLPSPLRARFGFTAHLDFYPHDELEKLIERSSVLLGVHLVDQAAKELAIRSRGTPRIANRLLRRVRDWAVVHNLKDVNRESVIEALSLYQIDTQGLDRLDIAVLKAIVNQFNGGPVGLNNLAAMVGEEAETVETVCEPYLVREGFLIRTPKGRVATEKAWQHLGLKAPDNVR, encoded by the coding sequence ATGAGTTTGGATGAAGGAATCGACGTACAAGCTTTAAATACTGGCGTATCCGAAGATTCATTAAGAATTGTTTCATCATCTCCTATAGGAAATGAACAGATTAGCGATGAAGAATTAAGACCTCATGCTCTAGATGGATTTATCGGACAGCCTCTTTTAAAGGCGCAGCTACAACTTTTTTTGGATGCTGCAAGATTGCGTGATGTTCCTCCAGATCACATGTTGCTTGCAGGTCCTCCTGGGCTTGGAAAAACAACATTAGCAATGATTGTTGCTAATGAGTTAGGCGTATCTATTAGAGTTACGTCTGGCCCTGCTATTCAACACGCTGGTGATCTAGCATCAATTTTGAGTTCTCTTGATACTGGTGAAGTACTGTTTATTGATGAGATTCATCGTTTGCCTCGAGCTGCAGAAGAGTTGCTTTATATAGCTATGGAAGATTTCCGAGTTGATGTTATGGTTGGCAAAGGACCAGGGGCGTCTTCTATACCTCTTACATTGCCGCATTTTACCGTGGTTGGTGCTACTACGCGCGAAGGTATGCTTCCTTCTCCGCTTAGAGCACGTTTTGGTTTTACGGCTCACTTGGATTTTTATCCTCACGATGAGTTGGAAAAACTGATTGAACGTTCATCTGTTCTTCTTGGTGTTCATCTTGTTGATCAAGCAGCTAAAGAACTTGCTATTCGTTCCAGAGGAACTCCTAGAATCGCAAATCGACTGTTAAGACGCGTACGTGATTGGGCAGTTGTGCATAATCTTAAAGATGTAAATCGCGAGTCTGTAATAGAAGCCTTATCGTTGTATCAGATTGATACTCAAGGTCTTGACCGTCTAGATATTGCGGTTTTGAAAGCTATTGTGAATCAATTTAATGGTGGTCCAGTTGGGCTTAATAATTTGGCTGCAATGGTTGGAGAAGAGGCAGAAACTGTAGAAACCGTTTGTGAGCCATATTTAGTGCGTGAAGGGTTTCTTATTAGGACTCCTAAAGGTCGTGTTGCCACTGAAAAAGCTTGGCAACACTTAGGTCTTAAAGCGCCTGATAATGTCAGATAG